A region of Streptosporangiales bacterium DNA encodes the following proteins:
- a CDS encoding UDP-N-acetylmuramate dehydrogenase, with the protein MPLGPMTTLRVGGPAARLVECADTADLVDAVRAADATTEPALVLGGGSNVVVSDDGFPGVVIRVLSRGRDVERDGDAVLLTVQAGENWDDVVTYCVDEGFAGLEFLSGVPGLAGATPIQNVGAYGQEVAETIASVHVFDRHSGETVDLSPADCAFTYRNSVFKGDDRYVVLAVTFRLERSRLSAPVKYAELAGSLDVDQGQRVPLTVAREAVLGLRRRKGMVLEEDDHDTWSVGSFFTNPIVDSQTAAKLPAELPRWPMPDGQLKLSAAWLIEHTGFGKGYGSGFARISGKHTLALTNRGGATATEVLNLAREVRDGVRDAYGVELRNEPVLIGEKL; encoded by the coding sequence GTGCCGCTCGGCCCCATGACGACGCTGCGCGTCGGTGGCCCGGCGGCCCGGCTGGTCGAGTGCGCCGACACCGCGGACCTGGTGGACGCCGTGCGCGCGGCCGACGCCACCACGGAACCCGCCCTCGTCCTCGGCGGCGGCAGCAACGTGGTCGTCTCCGACGACGGCTTTCCCGGTGTGGTGATCCGGGTGCTCAGCCGCGGCCGCGACGTGGAACGCGACGGCGACGCCGTACTGCTGACCGTGCAGGCCGGCGAGAACTGGGACGACGTGGTGACGTACTGCGTCGACGAGGGGTTCGCCGGCCTGGAGTTCCTCTCCGGCGTGCCCGGGCTCGCCGGTGCCACCCCGATCCAGAACGTCGGTGCGTACGGCCAGGAGGTCGCGGAGACCATCGCGTCGGTCCACGTCTTCGACCGGCACAGCGGCGAGACGGTCGACCTGTCCCCGGCGGACTGCGCGTTCACCTACAGGAACAGCGTCTTCAAGGGCGACGACAGGTACGTCGTGCTGGCCGTGACGTTCCGGCTGGAGCGCAGCAGGCTGTCCGCCCCCGTGAAGTACGCCGAGCTCGCCGGCTCGCTCGACGTGGACCAGGGGCAGCGGGTGCCGCTCACCGTCGCGCGCGAGGCCGTGCTCGGGCTGCGCCGCCGCAAGGGCATGGTGCTCGAAGAGGACGACCACGACACCTGGAGCGTCGGCTCGTTCTTCACCAACCCGATCGTCGACTCGCAGACCGCGGCCAAGCTGCCGGCCGAGCTGCCCAGGTGGCCGATGCCCGACGGCCAGCTGAAGCTGTCGGCGGCATGGCTGATCGAGCACACCGGCTTCGGCAAGGGGTACGGCAGCGGGTTCGCGCGGATCTCCGGCAAGCACACGCTGGCGCTGACCAACAGAGGCGGCGCGACGGCCACCGAGGTGCTGAACCTCGCCCGCGAGGTGCGCGACGGCGTGCGCGACGCGTACGGCGTGGAGCTACGCAACGAGCCGGTGCTGATCGGCGAGAAGCTCTGA